The sequence ACAAGGATCAGAACATCACCATCACGAACAGCGTTGCGTCGATTGTTTTCACGAAGGACGGCATCAGCATCGACAGCAAGGGCGCGCTGCTTTTGACGGCCGATGGTGTGCTGAAGCTTTCCGGCGAAACGGTGTACATCGACGGCATTCCGAACGTGTACGTCAATTGCGATTCGGCGCTTGCGGCGACGGTTCCGACGATGGATCCGGCGCAGAGCCCCGCGCCTCCGGGAGGACCCGGCACGGGCGGCGAGACGATTGACCCGCAAAGCAAGCTTTCGGGGCAGGGGACGGTGGAAGAGCCGGGTGGTTTCAAGGAAGTCAGCATGTTCCTTGGAGCGATGCCGCCTCCGGCGAATCCGAATGGAGCGCCTTCGGCGATCAGCATTGGAGCGGGTGTGGCGGCCGCGATTGGTGCTGCGGTGATGGGTGCCGGAGCGGTCACGGATGCAGCCGAGGCGATGAAGTCGGCGCTCAATCTGGATATGGCGACGAAGGCGATTCAGATGTACGGGCAGGTCAAGAACGTCATCGAGGGAGGTCCGGGGGCGCTTTTGCAGACGCCGCCTGGCCAGAAGTTGCTCGGTGCCGTGCTGACGAATCCCATTACGGGAAGCGTGACGGGCAAGGATATTGCGGGGCTCTTGAGCGCCGGGAACGAGGCGGGCATTTTCCACCTCGGCAAAGTCGGCGGAGCGGTTGCATCTGCGGCGGCTGGCGCGGCGTTGCCGAGTGGGGTGCAGCAATACATGGCGCTCCGCACGCAGGCGGCGGGGCAAGTGGTTGACGGGGACGCTGTGAACAACGCGATTGCGCACAACCTCGCGCTTGGATACAAGCCGATGGATGCGCGAGCGGTGGCGCTCGAGCAGCATGGCGTCGCGCTTTACCAAGGCGACGGCGCTGGAGTCTTCAACAAGATCATTCCGGGCATGCCCGTCGGCTGACACGGAAAGGACGCAAGATGCCTCGTTACGAGCACCCCGACATCAGCTTTGAAGTTCCGCGCGACTGGGACGACAAGTCCGTGGGGGCTTTTGCCGCGCCGGTTGCGCCAGGACAAACCACGGCACCGAACGTCGTCTGCACGCGCGACAAGCTCTTGCCGGGCGAAAACCTTGCGGGGTATGCCGACCGAAACCTCGTCGAACTTGCTCAGCGACTTGACAAGTTCAGCCTACAAAAGCGATCGGACATCACGGTGAGCGGTTTGCCCGCCATCGAATTGCGCTTCACGTGGAAGGGCAACAAGGGTCTGGTCGACCAACGACTGGTAATGTGCGCCACGGGCAAACGCCTCGTGTTGAGCATTACGTCGACAGCGCCGCGCGCGGCGGGTGTCGATATGGATGCGATCATGAATCGCATTCTGAGCACTGTGAAGATACCTGGGGAACGCGGCGAAAACTAGGCAGGGTGAGCGGCCATGAGCGTAACACCGCTTGAAGCTGCGCGGCTTGGAGATGAAATAGGCCACACGTGCGCCTTGAAGGGGCTCCTTTTGGGGCTTGCGCTTGGGGCGGCGATCGTCGCGGTCGGCATTGTTGCTGCTGGCGCGACGGTCGCGACGGGTGGAGCGGCTGCGGTGCTCATTGGTGGCGCTATTGCGACCGTTGCGGGCACTGGCCTTGCGGGCATGAAGATAGGGTCCATCATCGATGCTGGACCCAGTGGGCCTATAATGATAGGCTCACCGAATACATTTTTAGGCGATGCGGCGATACCGGCTGCGCGAGCGACGCTCGATACCGTGGCGTGTAAAGATCACGCCATAAAACTCATTGCCGAGGGGAGCCTGACGGTATTCATCAATCAGGCTCCCGCTGCGCGAAGGACGGACAAGACGGTATGTTCCGGTCCGATTCGCGAGGGACAGCCGGATGTCTTTTTTGGTGGTCCCAAGGGCACGTATTTGCCGCTCGAGAGCGAGGTTCCTGGGTGGCTCGTGACGACGCTCGAATGGGCGGCGATCATTGGATCTGTAATTGCCACGGGCGGTGCCATTTTCACGGTTGGTATTGGTGCGGCGCTCGGTGGATTCGCTCTTGGGTACATCGGCGGCGAGCTTGGTACCAAATATGGCGGCGACATTGGTTATGCCATTGGAGGCGACAAGGGTCGCGTCGTCGGCGAAGTCATTGGTGAGCAGATTGGTTCGGCGCTTGGCGGCAAATTGGGTGAGTGGGGCGGCGCCAGGATCGAATCTTCGCTTCCTTCGAGCGTTCTCGCCAAACTGCCTGGATCGACGGCCACGACGACATTGCAGGCGCGCATGGCCAACCCGGACAACTTTGCGCCTGGGGAAAACCCAGCATTTTGGACGGGCCCCGGCTCGCGCGATGCCGCGCTTGCCAATGGCAACTCCACCATGGAGAATACGCTCGGTGGGCAATCCACGGAAGCGTTCGTCAATGGCCAGAATATGGCGTGGGAGCAATCCAAGCCGGTCTGGGTTGAATCGTCCACGAATTATGCAAATCAGGTCGCATCGCAATATGGCACGGGCGGGCCGCGTGCGGGCGAACCCGTGACCGTTTACGTGAGTGATGCGGCAAATCCAAACAGCGTGTACTTCACGACGGAAAAACCGATTTTGCAGGCCGCTGGCGTGAACATCGTCGAAGTCGTCGTGCCCGCGCCGCCGCCTTCGCCTTGACGCGCCCGACTTTTGGTGGCACAGACCCGCTACTCCCATGGCAACCAGCGATTACCAGCGATTCCTCAGTTCATTTTTCGGTACCGGTGCCGATGCCGCCTTGAGCGGCCCCGACACGGCCGCGCTTTCGCGCTTGCAAGGGTACGAGCAAGACGAAGCCGAACGAATGATGCTCGAGCGGCTCTCCGTGAGCGATACGCGGTCGGCCGTGGGGCTGGGCGTGATCAAGTCGCAAAAGGCTCTGCCGCGCATCCGCGAATTGATGCAATCGCTCGAAGGCAAAGAACGCGGCCTCGAAGGTGGGCCTCTGGTGGCCTTGAGTTTGGCATGTTATCGCATCGACGGCGATCCGAAAGCGATCGAAAACATCATCAAAGTGCTCGAAGTGGCAGAAGTCGACGTGTTCAAATTGGATGCAATCGCGGCGCTCCGCGACAGTGGCGCTCCCGAGGCACGAGACGCACTTTTGCGAGCCGTGGAAACCAGTGAAGTGCCGCTCATTCGGCTCAATGCGGCGAAATCATTGCTCGTCATGGCCGGCAAATTGCCAGATCTGCGCGACAACCCGCCCGTGGTCCTCAAATTGATGAACAAATCGCCGGAAGTGCGGACCGAAGCGGTGCGCGAATTCAAATACATGCTGAATGGCTGAGCTTGCGGCCATGCGTTACGCCGCGCTTGCCATTGCGCTAGTCGCCAGCGGGTGCTTGCATCGCTACAGCGAGCCGCCGCCGAGGCCCGTCGAGTTCGCCCGGACAACCCCCACGGTCGCCCCCGAACCTTGCGAAAAGGCGGCCGAAATTATTGTCCCGCCCGGACAAACGCCTCCGCCCGACGCCGAAGGGGAGCTTGGCGTCATCGATGTTCGCGGCGATGATCGCTTTGCGATGCGTGG is a genomic window of Polyangiaceae bacterium containing:
- a CDS encoding DcrB-related protein, with product MPRYEHPDISFEVPRDWDDKSVGAFAAPVAPGQTTAPNVVCTRDKLLPGENLAGYADRNLVELAQRLDKFSLQKRSDITVSGLPAIELRFTWKGNKGLVDQRLVMCATGKRLVLSITSTAPRAAGVDMDAIMNRILSTVKIPGERGEN
- a CDS encoding PAAR domain-containing protein translates to MSVTPLEAARLGDEIGHTCALKGLLLGLALGAAIVAVGIVAAGATVATGGAAAVLIGGAIATVAGTGLAGMKIGSIIDAGPSGPIMIGSPNTFLGDAAIPAARATLDTVACKDHAIKLIAEGSLTVFINQAPAARRTDKTVCSGPIREGQPDVFFGGPKGTYLPLESEVPGWLVTTLEWAAIIGSVIATGGAIFTVGIGAALGGFALGYIGGELGTKYGGDIGYAIGGDKGRVVGEVIGEQIGSALGGKLGEWGGARIESSLPSSVLAKLPGSTATTTLQARMANPDNFAPGENPAFWTGPGSRDAALANGNSTMENTLGGQSTEAFVNGQNMAWEQSKPVWVESSTNYANQVASQYGTGGPRAGEPVTVYVSDAANPNSVYFTTEKPILQAAGVNIVEVVVPAPPPSP
- a CDS encoding HEAT repeat domain-containing protein → MATSDYQRFLSSFFGTGADAALSGPDTAALSRLQGYEQDEAERMMLERLSVSDTRSAVGLGVIKSQKALPRIRELMQSLEGKERGLEGGPLVALSLACYRIDGDPKAIENIIKVLEVAEVDVFKLDAIAALRDSGAPEARDALLRAVETSEVPLIRLNAAKSLLVMAGKLPDLRDNPPVVLKLMNKSPEVRTEAVREFKYMLNG